The genome window ATAATCAACTCCTTCATGCTCATAACCGGTGAATATCCGCACCATATCCGTTCCCAGATCGCGGGCCAGCTTGGCAATTTCTCCCACGTAACTTGCCTGTATCTCCACGTTGGGTATTCCTGGTTTATCCACACCTGCTGTAAAGTCGGTATAACCTGCCAGGCCTACCAATTCAAGACCCAACTCATCGATCCTTTGCTTAAGCTGTTCGCGTTCGGCTTCATTATAATCGAATGGTGAAACATGAGGCCTTTTGGCCACCAGCATCACGCCGTCGAAACCCAATTCTTTGGCCTTAACCAAAAACTCATCAACCGTGAGCTGGGCCTGTCCCCGCCAAACTCCGGCATAACTGACCGAGTGCAGGCAGGTTTTGACCTCAAAATCTTCGGGATTGCCGGTGGGGGTGTCTTGGGATAGAGATGTTTGAGAGTTGAACAACAAATAAATAAGGAAAATTAAAAATAAAGGGAAGCATTTCTTTTCAAAAAATTTTAATGAATTCATAGATAGTATACATTTTAAATTTTTAAACATAAAAAAATAACCATCGACCAGCATTTTAGACTTAATTTAACTGATCCATGGTTATCTTTTTAGCCTTTTAAATTATTTATAAGCAGGACTTTGCTTAATCACATCAGGTTGATTCTCGATAGGATCTAAAGGAATGGGAAAATACCTGTCTTCTTCGTTGAAGGTAGTTCCCTTAAGAAGCGGTCTCCATTGCGAATCTTTTTCTATATAATTATTTAACTCTTCTTCCATATCAAGAACACCAGCTTTATCCCAACGTCTCAAATCGAAAAAGCGAAGGCCAAATCCTGCGGTTTCAAGCAGGGTTTCTGTCCGGATCGCCCTCCAGGCTTCTTCTTTGCTGCTAAAATCATCATAGGTATCAATATGATAATT of Bacteroidales bacterium contains these proteins:
- a CDS encoding TIM barrel protein; the encoded protein is MNSLKFFEKKCFPLFLIFLIYLLFNSQTSLSQDTPTGNPEDFEVKTCLHSVSYAGVWRGQAQLTVDEFLVKAKELGFDGVMLVAKRPHVSPFDYNEAEREQLKQRIDELGLELVGLAGYTDFTAGVDKPGIPNVEIQASYVGEIAKLARDLGTDMVRIFTGYEHEGVDY